Below is a window of Cytobacillus firmus DNA.
GGATATCTATCATACCTCTATCCCTCCCGTTTTTTAGTTCTTTTGTAATGGTAACATGTTGCTTTAATACCGTAAAGAGTAAAAAAAGTCGAAATTTGTCAGTTCGCTCCGTAATAATAATAATGTTGATTTTCCTTCATTTTCTTATTATTTAAAACGACTCCTAATAGTTTTCCTTGAGCACCGGTTAATAACTCTTTCGTTTTGATTAACTGATCTTTTTCTGCTTTTCCACTGCCTGCAACAATGATTGTTCCCTGGCATTTGTTTGATAATATTTGTGCATCTGTTACAGCTAATACAGGCGGTGTATCGAATAGGATAATATCAAACTCTTCCAAAGCAGCCTTCATAAAATAATCCATCGCTCTTGATCCCAATAATTCTGATGGATTAGGAGGAATGGGACCGCTTGGAAGTATGAATAAATTCTTCACATCAATCGCTTTAACAGATTCCATAAGCGGAAGCTGGCTTGTTAGTACACTGGTTAATCCTGATGTATTCAATATATTAAAGGTATAGTGAACGGTAGGCTTTCTTAAATCCGCATCAACAAGCAGCACTTTTTTTCCTTGCTGCGCAAATACCACAGCCAGGTTAGCGGTTGTTGTGGATTTTCCTTCTCCAGGGCCTGAAGAAGTCACCATAATAGTTCGAATTTCTTCATCTATAGAGGAGAATTGTATATTTGTTCTGATTGTTCGGTATTGCTCTGATACAGGTGATTTTGGATCGTTCTTTGTGATGAGCTTGCGTTTATGTTCCATCGCCATCTTTTTCACTGCTTTTTTAAGAGCCAATCGTCTCACCCCTTAATCTTGAGCTTCTTTCGGAACGGCTTGGGCTTTCATTTGTTTCTTCAATCGTTGCAATAACGCCAAGCACAGGAAGACCTACTGCTTTTTCGATATCCTGTTCATCCTTAATGGTGTTATCTAAGTATTCTAATAGAAAGGCAATTCCGACACCTGCCATTAAACCTACCACCATTGCGATTGCAATATTAAGAAGAGGCTGTGGCTTAACTGGTGATGGGTTCTCTCCTAATTCTGCTTTAGCAAGAATTGTTACATTGTTTACGTTCATAATATTAACGATTTCTTTTTGGAAAACTTCCGCTGTTTTATTGGCTATATCCGCAGCCACCTGCGGGTCTTCATCCTGCACTGAGATTGTGACAACCTGTGAATTTTGCTCACTTTGAACGGTTATTTTTTCATTCAGTGCACCTGTAGTGATATCAAGGTTCAGTTCCTTTTTCACTAATTCAAGAATCGCTGCACTTTTAATAATGACGTTATAGGTGTTAATTAGCTGCAGGTTGGTTTGGACTTCACCGGCCGTATATACCCCTTGCTCATCCTTCGCCTGGTTTACAAGAATTTGGGTTGAAGATTGATATATCGGTGTTAATACGAAATAACTGACTATCCCGCTGATCATGACTGCGACAATGGTTATAGCTATAATAAGAGAGAATCTCTTTTTCAATGTCTGGAATAGTTCTTTAAGACTAATTGTTTCCTCCATGATATCCTCCTAGTAAAATGTTTAAAACAAAAGGTATTATATCATATAATATTGCTAAATTTGTGTTTTTTTGTCATAATTTTAATGAAAATGTAATGAACCAGTAATCCTCTTCCTATTTAACTATAAAATGTAAGAATTTGATAGATACTATTTTCATTTGGTAATTATTACATACATTATTTATTGGAGGCTGTTATGAAGCATTTATTGATTATTATTCTTGCAATCTGCTGTGGAGTAGTTCTTTTTTTAGGAAATGCCCATTGGAATGAAAGAACCGGGCTTTCCAAACAGGAGCCCGCACAGGAAAGTAAAGATCTAGACCCTGTTACAAAGACACCTGAAGCTGAAGCTCCGTCGAGTACTACAAAAATCACTTTAGAAGAGTTCGAGATTCTATCCAAAAATTGGCCTGAAGCAGCAAAAAAGCAACTTGAATTGTCTCTGCCAAAAGAAGAGCCTTTCAAAATTGTCCTTGCTGGTTCGGAGGCCCTTGGAAATGAAACGAATGGCTGGGCCCAATTAACAAAGGCAGAGCTTGAGAAAGCATATGGCGCTGATTCTTTAGAGATAGTGATCCAAACTTATAATGGAACCTCCATGGATTTCTCTGCTGAGAATAAAGCTAAGGAACTGGCAGCTTTAAAGCCCGATCTGATTCTTTTAGAGCCATTGACTCTAAATGATAATGGCGAGGTCCGTATTGAGGATTCTCATACCCATATAACTAATTGGATTGAAACAGTTAAAACTGAAAACCCGGAAGCGGTATTTATTATTCAGCCTCCACATCCCATCTATCAGGCAAGTTATTATCCTGTTCAGGTGGAAGAGTTAAAAAAGTATGCAGAAACAAACGAAATTCCTTATCTTGATCACTGGGCAGCATGGCCTGATCCCCAGGGTGAAGAAATTCTGGATTACTTATCCCAGGAAGGTGATGTGCCTAACGAACAGGGCCACCTTCTTTGGAGCCAGTTTGTAAACGAGTATTTTATCAGCAAGTAAATTAAACCACCATTGAATCTTCAATGGTGGTTTTTCATTTTATGGAAAGCACGAAGCAGGCGTTGATGAATTCGGCAGCAGCTTAATCGGATCAACTGCATTGGATTTCGACCCATTCCACAACCCCAAATGTGTTTCAAAATGAAGATGCTGGCCGGTTACCTGGCCGGTACTGCCCATCCAGCCGATCTGCTGGCCGGTTTTGACAATCTGGCCCTTCTTAACTGATATGCTCCTTAAGTGAGCATAAAGCGTCTCCTGTGTGTCTCCTCTGTGTCTGATCATGATGGTATTGCCATACCCGCTCATTGTCCCTGCATAGCTTACGGTTCCATCGTATGCTGCTTTTACAGGCACATCTCCTTTTTTGGCAATATCGATTCCATAATGAAAGCTTCCCCAGCGGGATCCAAATCCTGATGTTAGAGTTCCGTCTGCCGGCCAGTTAAAAGGCGGGCATGAATTACCGGCTAATAGTCCATAGCCCGTTAACACCTTATCTGTTACAGCACCTGTTCCTCCAAGTACGTATACCTTTGGATCGATTTGATTTACATAATCAAAGACCGGGTCCTGGACACTTGTTGGATGGACGAGCACAATATTTGTATTTAATTTCTTTGCCAATCCGGAAGAAGCCACTGCATCTGGATATTCAGGGTAAGTTTGATTGGTGGACGTGCCTCTGACAAAGATGACATTGTTAGTATTATTATTTAAGCTTGCTGCCTCCACGCTTGTACTGTAGCGGTTTTCACCTGACACCCTTTGTACTTTAATGCCTTTTGCTGCAAGTGATTTTTTTAAGTTCTCACTGACCACCCCTGTTCCGCCAAAAATGATTACTTCTTTGACCGCAGGAGGGAGGGCTTTTGGCAGTGAGTCTCTTTTTACAAGATAGATAGGAATTTTGTTAATAGCTGAATAGCTGGACGCAGGCAATGCATCGACAATGGTATCCCCGTTTACGAGAATGGCTTTCGCTGATGAAGACCCTGTTATGGAATTGATGGCAGCTGCCGTATCATAGCGGGTGCTTCCTTTTACCCTTTGAGTGGCAATTCCTTTGTTTCTGATTGCATTTTCCACCCCTGCGCTAATTGCACCTGTTCCTCCGAGTATGTAAACTTTTGCAGCTTTTAAGCGTGCCAGTTCATTCATAGTGGCAGCGTCGATTGTGTTCGGATAGGTTAATAGAATCGGAGCATCCTTTACTCCTACTAGGCTTGCGGCCGCGAGTGCATCAGCCGGATTATCAGCCCTTGCCAGGATAACCGCTCTTTCCTGTGAAACCAGCCCCTTCGGCCATCCTCTTTGTGATATTTTAATAGCTGTATGTATTCGGTTATCTCCCGAAATTCTTTCCAGGTTTGAGTTTGCCTTTGCCTCCGGCATATCTATATTCCATATAATTACAAGCACCGACAACAACAGGATTAAACATTGATTGATCCTTTTCATTCTTTCCCCCTATGTGACATTTATCTGTATTTTTAGACATATTAATCATAGCATTTCTTCTTATATCTAAAAATAGTAAATTCTTGAAAAAGGGGAAACAAAGGATTCAATACATTAATTTTTGCTGTCGTCGGATCTCTCCTTTATGATTGTTTTCAGTTTCTTCTCCAACTTTGTATTTTCCATTTTCAGTTTTGTGTTTTCTATTCTTAGCCCGCTCACTTCTTTTTGAAGCTTGGCTAATTCCTTTTCATGCTTTTCAGCCTCTTCCTTACTGCTGCAGCCGCTTGCTAATAGGATCAATAATATGAATGAGAGCTTCATAACTTTTTTCATGATAAGTTATTTCCTTTCTATTATACTGACATAACAAAATCCCCCCATATAAGGAGGGATCCTGTTACTTTTATACAAGCTTCTTTCTTCTGCTGTGCCATAGCATGAGCATGGACCCAGCGAATAACAAAGTCAATCCCAGCGCCAGCATGTTGTACATATTCGTCGCTGTATTTGGAAGCTTCTTGCCTGATTTAGTGTTTTTTACAGCCTGCTTGGCTGGCTTGTTATCTTTCACATTTTGATCTTTTGCCGGTAAACCCGGTTTTCCTTTATCTTTATCCGGTGTTCCGCCTTTGCCTGGATTTTTACCAGGAACAGTGCCGCCATCATCTTTCCCGGCTTCTTCCGTGCTAATTAGCAGCGAATCAGACGCAACAACTTCTCCTTCCAAAATAGCTTCAATGCTAATTTCGTATTCAGTGGCTTCTTCTAAGCCGGTGAATTCATGGAAAGATTCTTCAGGACCCAGGGTTGCCGCCAATTCTCCATCCAGATAGAGGGAATATTCATCAATCTCTGCGCCTGCATATTCCCAATAAGCTTCAATCGTGTTTTCTGCTGCTGTGACATCCACGAACTTTACAGCACTGTCACTTTCTGTCTGAACGTCGGTGGAGGTATAAGAAACAACAGATTCTTCTGTATTGACCGCTTCCAGGGCTAAGGTATAGGATGTTCTCGGCATTAATTCTTCGAAGGTATAATCGTTTGTTTCTGCGTCAATAAACTCCAGGTACTCGCCATCCAAATAGACATTATAGCCGCTTAACTCTTCGTCCCCTGTATATTCCCAAGAGGCTTCAATTGAGCTATCTGTTGTACTGACATCTATGAAATTTAAATCTTCGCTCAGGGTCCATACAAAAGCAAAGCCGTAATCTATAATTTCTTCTCCAGACCATGCTTCTACCATGATTTCATATTCTTTTCCAGGTTCCAATCCTTCAAAGGTATAGAAAGGGTCAGATGGATCTGCGCTTCCTATTAGCTCACCATTCAGATACAGCTGATATTCCTCAATCTCCTCTTCCCCTTCATAAATCCAGGAAACATCAATGGTGCTGCTTGTTGAGTTAATTGAGTCAAAGTAAAGCATTCCTTCCTCAATGTTTTCGTATTCAACAAAGACTCCCT
It encodes the following:
- a CDS encoding SGNH/GDSL hydrolase family protein, translating into MKHLLIIILAICCGVVLFLGNAHWNERTGLSKQEPAQESKDLDPVTKTPEAEAPSSTTKITLEEFEILSKNWPEAAKKQLELSLPKEEPFKIVLAGSEALGNETNGWAQLTKAELEKAYGADSLEIVIQTYNGTSMDFSAENKAKELAALKPDLILLEPLTLNDNGEVRIEDSHTHITNWIETVKTENPEAVFIIQPPHPIYQASYYPVQVEELKKYAETNEIPYLDHWAAWPDPQGEEILDYLSQEGDVPNEQGHLLWSQFVNEYFISK
- a CDS encoding CpsD/CapB family tyrosine-protein kinase, with translation MEHKRKLITKNDPKSPVSEQYRTIRTNIQFSSIDEEIRTIMVTSSGPGEGKSTTTANLAVVFAQQGKKVLLVDADLRKPTVHYTFNILNTSGLTSVLTSQLPLMESVKAIDVKNLFILPSGPIPPNPSELLGSRAMDYFMKAALEEFDIILFDTPPVLAVTDAQILSNKCQGTIIVAGSGKAEKDQLIKTKELLTGAQGKLLGVVLNNKKMKENQHYYYYGAN
- a CDS encoding YveK family protein gives rise to the protein MEETISLKELFQTLKKRFSLIIAITIVAVMISGIVSYFVLTPIYQSSTQILVNQAKDEQGVYTAGEVQTNLQLINTYNVIIKSAAILELVKKELNLDITTGALNEKITVQSEQNSQVVTISVQDEDPQVAADIANKTAEVFQKEIVNIMNVNNVTILAKAELGENPSPVKPQPLLNIAIAMVVGLMAGVGIAFLLEYLDNTIKDEQDIEKAVGLPVLGVIATIEETNESPSRSERSSRLRGETIGS
- a CDS encoding cell wall-binding repeat-containing protein, yielding MKRINQCLILLLSVLVIIWNIDMPEAKANSNLERISGDNRIHTAIKISQRGWPKGLVSQERAVILARADNPADALAAASLVGVKDAPILLTYPNTIDAATMNELARLKAAKVYILGGTGAISAGVENAIRNKGIATQRVKGSTRYDTAAAINSITGSSSAKAILVNGDTIVDALPASSYSAINKIPIYLVKRDSLPKALPPAVKEVIIFGGTGVVSENLKKSLAAKGIKVQRVSGENRYSTSVEAASLNNNTNNVIFVRGTSTNQTYPEYPDAVASSGLAKKLNTNIVLVHPTSVQDPVFDYVNQIDPKVYVLGGTGAVTDKVLTGYGLLAGNSCPPFNWPADGTLTSGFGSRWGSFHYGIDIAKKGDVPVKAAYDGTVSYAGTMSGYGNTIMIRHRGDTQETLYAHLRSISVKKGQIVKTGQQIGWMGSTGQVTGQHLHFETHLGLWNGSKSNAVDPIKLLPNSSTPASCFP